In Nitrospira sp., one genomic interval encodes:
- the fdhF gene encoding formate dehydrogenase subunit alpha yields MKLTINHRLVVASPGETVYSAAKKAGIAIPGLCASDHLNPFGSCRLCLCEVEGQAGLPASCTTPVREGMVVHTESERLTRLRRNILELYRSEQPAGGEHPEALERLAKGLGLEKVRYRQPALRAQVVDHSNPFFSFDNAICISCARCVRACDEIQGTHALTMLHRGFEARPTAGAAALTGQAGGFASSNCVSCGACVKECPTGALVEKTIVTQGPPTKAVRTTCAYCGVGCAFDAGVRNGRVVSMVPADDGPSNQGHACMKGRFGWTYNYAQDRLVRPLLRQGNQWVEISWSDACDRIAQEWMRIKEQHGTDALATISSSRGTNEENYLFGKFMRCVIGSNHIDNCARVCHSATVTGMMETLGASAATNSIQDVEAANLLLVVGANPTESHPVVGARIKQAMRRGVPLIVVDPRRTELARLADLHLQLHPGTNVALLNGLGHVIVKEHLVDQAFVGERTEGFEEWVKTVEACEPERTAQITGVPAHLVAQAARLYATSGASMALHGLGMTEHRWGSHGVMALVNLALATGNIGKPGTGINPLRGQNNVQGASDVGCLPTYFAGYQSLNDPTLAAAHLAVTGRPLPTARGMKTPDMWDAALAGTLKSLWVIGYDVAQTDPNLKKVHAALKNLEFLIVQDLFLSETAKLAHLVIPGASFLEKDGTFTNLERRIQRIRKVVEPPDGLLPDWQVVCEVSARMGYPMWYDHPSAIMDEIAQLAPLFAGVSFDRLEGAQGLQWPVPSTDHPGTALMHDRSFPKGKAQFVAVDYLPPGESPSEAYPLVLITGRILQHYNCGAQTRRTGIMQVVDTDVLEMHASDAARLEVRDGELVRLISARGEATLPVVVSERVQPGELFTSFHFPDRDVNVLLSSSADESSKCPEYKVSTVRVEKCSATGVRAAPIHAMLIT; encoded by the coding sequence ATGAAACTCACCATCAACCATCGGCTCGTGGTGGCCTCGCCGGGCGAGACGGTCTACAGCGCGGCCAAGAAGGCCGGGATCGCGATTCCCGGCCTGTGCGCGTCCGACCACTTGAACCCGTTCGGCTCCTGCCGGCTCTGTCTCTGTGAGGTGGAGGGACAGGCGGGGCTGCCGGCTTCCTGCACCACGCCCGTGCGCGAGGGCATGGTGGTGCACACGGAAAGCGAACGATTGACTCGGCTTCGCCGGAACATCCTCGAACTGTATCGCTCGGAACAGCCGGCCGGCGGAGAGCATCCCGAGGCATTGGAGCGCTTGGCCAAGGGGTTGGGGCTGGAGAAGGTACGGTATCGGCAGCCGGCGTTGCGCGCGCAGGTCGTCGACCACTCCAATCCGTTTTTCTCGTTCGACAATGCGATCTGTATCTCCTGCGCCCGCTGCGTGCGAGCCTGCGATGAAATCCAAGGCACCCATGCCCTGACGATGTTACATCGCGGATTCGAGGCCAGGCCGACGGCCGGGGCCGCCGCCTTGACCGGCCAGGCGGGAGGGTTTGCTTCGTCGAACTGCGTGTCCTGCGGAGCCTGCGTCAAGGAATGTCCCACCGGCGCCTTGGTGGAGAAGACGATCGTCACACAGGGGCCGCCGACAAAGGCCGTCCGCACTACCTGCGCCTATTGCGGCGTCGGCTGTGCGTTCGACGCAGGCGTGCGCAATGGGCGCGTGGTCAGCATGGTGCCCGCGGACGACGGCCCGTCGAACCAGGGGCATGCCTGCATGAAGGGTCGGTTCGGCTGGACCTACAACTATGCACAGGACCGGCTGGTCAGGCCGCTGCTGAGGCAGGGGAACCAGTGGGTGGAGATTTCCTGGTCGGATGCCTGCGATCGCATCGCCCAAGAATGGATGCGCATCAAGGAGCAGCATGGGACGGATGCGCTCGCGACCATTTCATCCAGCCGAGGCACGAACGAGGAGAACTATCTGTTCGGCAAGTTCATGCGTTGCGTGATCGGCAGCAACCACATCGACAATTGCGCCCGCGTCTGCCACAGCGCAACCGTCACCGGCATGATGGAGACACTCGGCGCCTCGGCGGCGACCAACAGCATCCAGGATGTGGAGGCGGCAAACCTGCTGCTGGTGGTGGGCGCGAATCCGACTGAGTCGCATCCCGTGGTCGGGGCGCGCATCAAACAGGCCATGCGGCGAGGGGTGCCGCTCATCGTGGTGGACCCCCGCCGGACCGAACTGGCCCGGTTGGCGGATCTGCATCTCCAATTACATCCCGGCACGAACGTCGCGCTGTTGAACGGTCTGGGCCACGTGATCGTCAAAGAGCATCTGGTAGACCAGGCCTTCGTCGGCGAACGGACCGAGGGGTTCGAGGAGTGGGTCAAGACGGTCGAGGCTTGCGAACCGGAGCGCACGGCCCAGATCACCGGCGTCCCGGCTCACCTGGTCGCCCAAGCGGCCCGCCTCTATGCGACGAGCGGGGCCTCGATGGCCCTGCACGGCCTCGGCATGACCGAACATCGATGGGGAAGCCACGGGGTCATGGCCTTGGTCAACTTGGCCTTGGCGACCGGCAATATCGGCAAGCCCGGGACGGGGATCAATCCCCTGCGCGGCCAGAACAATGTGCAAGGGGCCTCGGACGTCGGCTGCCTGCCGACCTACTTTGCCGGCTACCAATCGTTGAACGATCCAACCTTGGCGGCGGCCCACCTGGCGGTGACCGGACGCCCGCTGCCGACCGCGCGCGGCATGAAAACGCCCGATATGTGGGATGCGGCCTTGGCGGGCACGCTCAAGAGCCTCTGGGTCATCGGCTATGACGTGGCCCAGACGGACCCCAACTTGAAGAAGGTCCATGCCGCCCTGAAGAACCTGGAGTTCCTCATCGTGCAGGATCTGTTTCTGAGCGAGACGGCCAAGCTGGCGCATCTGGTGATTCCCGGCGCCTCGTTCCTCGAAAAGGATGGCACCTTCACCAACCTGGAACGGCGGATTCAGCGCATCCGCAAGGTGGTGGAGCCGCCCGACGGCCTGTTGCCGGATTGGCAAGTGGTCTGCGAAGTGTCGGCACGCATGGGGTATCCCATGTGGTACGACCACCCCTCGGCCATCATGGATGAGATCGCCCAACTCGCGCCGTTGTTTGCGGGGGTGTCGTTCGATCGTTTGGAAGGAGCCCAGGGGCTGCAGTGGCCGGTCCCGTCGACCGACCATCCCGGTACGGCCTTGATGCACGACCGCTCGTTCCCCAAGGGTAAGGCGCAGTTCGTGGCGGTGGACTATCTACCGCCCGGCGAATCTCCGAGCGAGGCCTATCCGTTGGTGTTGATCACCGGACGCATCCTGCAGCATTACAATTGCGGCGCTCAGACCAGACGGACCGGCATCATGCAGGTGGTCGATACCGACGTCCTCGAGATGCATGCGAGCGACGCTGCACGGCTGGAGGTGCGAGACGGCGAGCTGGTCCGCTTGATCAGCGCGCGCGGGGAGGCGACCCTCCCGGTGGTGGTGAGCGAACGGGTTCAACCAGGAGAACTCTTCACCAGTTTTCATTTTCCCGACCGAGATGTGAATGTCCTGTTGTCGTCCAGCGCCGACGAGAGCTCCAAGTGTCCTGAGTACAAGGTGTCGACGGTGCGGGTTGAGAAATGCTCGGCGACCGGGGTCCGCGCGGCGCCGATCCATGCGATGTTGATCACGTGA
- a CDS encoding SLBB domain-containing protein, producing the protein MATRLYLSNDTSARAAGAAALADAWAERPDLQLIRTSSRGAFFLEPMVERDSAAGRIAWFNVTQDDLPRILAGTGGTPVEAIPFLARQTRIAFAEFGETEPLALDEYQARGGLQGLQQALHMGPDAIIEELKQSRLRGRGGAAFPVWNKWLVARQAEADEKYVVANADEGDAGTYCDRMILEGNPFRLLEGMLICARAIGASRGYVYCRQEYPAAAATLRAAILKADEAELLELDGEPFPIEVVEGAGSYVCGEETALLESLEGKRGVVRARPPYPAQAGLYGRPTIVSNVLTFAILPSILARGGSWYASLGTGRSSGTMVLQLGGRVKQPGLVEVPFGMSLRQVLDQFGGGMAPGARFKAVQVGGPLGSLFPSSKLDLPICYDAFAQAGAVLGHGGIVVYDHETDMVDLARHFMAFTAYESCGKCTPCRIGSVRGREILERIQSGGGSLDDLALLHDLGETMKVASLCALGGRAPYPVLTAIEHFPSEFRSKLNA; encoded by the coding sequence ATGGCGACGAGACTATACCTTTCGAATGACACGTCGGCGCGAGCCGCCGGGGCTGCCGCACTGGCCGATGCCTGGGCTGAGCGGCCCGACCTGCAGCTCATCCGCACCTCGTCCCGCGGTGCGTTCTTTCTGGAACCGATGGTGGAGCGCGACAGCGCAGCGGGACGAATCGCCTGGTTCAATGTGACCCAGGACGATTTGCCTCGCATCCTCGCCGGAACGGGCGGCACGCCGGTCGAGGCGATTCCCTTTCTCGCGCGCCAGACCCGCATCGCTTTTGCCGAATTCGGCGAGACGGAGCCCTTGGCATTGGATGAATACCAGGCGCGCGGCGGGCTTCAGGGGCTGCAACAGGCCCTGCACATGGGGCCGGACGCCATCATCGAGGAACTCAAACAGTCCCGGTTGCGTGGCCGCGGCGGCGCCGCCTTTCCGGTGTGGAATAAGTGGCTGGTCGCACGGCAAGCTGAAGCGGATGAAAAGTACGTGGTGGCGAATGCCGACGAGGGAGATGCCGGCACCTACTGTGATCGAATGATCTTGGAGGGGAATCCCTTCCGGCTGTTGGAAGGCATGCTGATTTGCGCCCGTGCGATCGGCGCGAGCCGCGGTTATGTCTATTGCCGCCAAGAATATCCCGCCGCCGCGGCGACCCTCCGCGCCGCCATCCTCAAGGCGGACGAAGCGGAGCTGCTGGAGCTGGACGGGGAGCCCTTTCCCATCGAGGTCGTCGAGGGGGCAGGGTCTTACGTCTGCGGCGAGGAGACCGCCCTGCTGGAATCGCTCGAAGGCAAACGAGGCGTGGTGCGGGCCAGGCCGCCCTATCCCGCTCAAGCCGGGCTCTATGGCCGTCCCACTATCGTGAGCAATGTGCTCACGTTCGCCATCCTCCCCTCGATCCTGGCGAGGGGAGGATCCTGGTATGCCTCATTGGGCACGGGGCGGTCGAGCGGCACCATGGTGTTGCAATTGGGCGGGCGGGTGAAGCAACCGGGTCTGGTGGAGGTACCCTTCGGCATGAGCCTGCGGCAGGTGCTGGATCAGTTCGGCGGCGGGATGGCGCCCGGGGCGCGGTTCAAGGCGGTGCAGGTCGGCGGACCGCTGGGAAGTCTGTTTCCCTCGTCCAAGTTGGATCTGCCGATCTGTTACGATGCCTTCGCCCAAGCCGGCGCCGTGCTGGGCCATGGCGGCATCGTCGTCTACGACCATGAGACCGATATGGTGGACCTGGCCCGGCACTTCATGGCCTTCACCGCCTACGAGTCCTGCGGCAAATGCACGCCCTGCCGAATCGGGTCGGTCCGCGGCCGCGAAATCCTCGAACGTATCCAGAGCGGCGGCGGCAGCCTGGACGACCTTGCGTTGTTGCACGACCTGGGCGAGACCATGAAGGTTGCCAGTCTCTGCGCCCTCGGCGGCAGGGCGCCCTATCCGGTGTTGACGGCCATCGAACATTTTCCGTCGGAGTTCCGGAGCAAGCTGAACGCGTAG
- a CDS encoding NAD(P)H-dependent oxidoreductase subunit E has translation MTEPNILKALLSLQEREGAITPAAIGGIAHQLGTTTAQVAGVLSYYPDLRDAPPGRHVIRLCMGESCYANGCSRLLRWVQDRLRVDAGETTAGGKFTLETMSCAGNCAVAPTVIIDRDLYGRVLPSQLDGLLDRYR, from the coding sequence ATGACTGAACCAAATATTCTCAAGGCCCTGCTCTCCCTGCAGGAGCGAGAGGGCGCGATTACTCCTGCAGCGATCGGCGGCATTGCGCATCAACTGGGGACGACGACGGCTCAGGTAGCGGGAGTCCTGTCCTATTACCCGGATCTCCGCGACGCGCCGCCCGGGCGTCACGTGATCCGCCTATGTATGGGGGAGTCCTGTTATGCCAACGGCTGCAGCCGGCTCTTGCGGTGGGTGCAGGATCGGCTGCGCGTGGATGCAGGCGAAACCACCGCCGGGGGGAAGTTCACGTTGGAGACTATGTCCTGCGCCGGCAATTGCGCGGTGGCCCCGACGGTGATCATCGATCGCGATCTCTACGGACGGGTGTTGCCGTCGCAGCTCGATGGCCTGTTGGACCGGTATCGGTGA
- a CDS encoding DUF2934 domain-containing protein, whose protein sequence is MKTSAKKQLATGPASIELPDGMWERISQKAYELWRERGFREGYALQDWLDAEAIVMEEIHEARE, encoded by the coding sequence ATGAAGACCTCGGCGAAGAAGCAGTTGGCGACCGGCCCCGCCTCGATCGAGTTGCCGGACGGGATGTGGGAGCGGATTTCGCAGAAAGCTTACGAATTGTGGAGGGAGCGCGGATTCCGAGAGGGGTATGCCCTGCAGGACTGGCTGGACGCCGAGGCGATCGTCATGGAGGAAATCCATGAAGCTCGGGAGTGA
- a CDS encoding universal stress protein, whose amino-acid sequence MAPLITRILFATDFSACADRALDYAVALAAQWQAELTVLTVLEFYPGMDPDYTVNKMYLDHLRDESARKLEGTTARARAGGRSAATRIEVGIPSQVVQTVATEIGADLLVVGTHGRTGLDHVLIGSTAERVVRMAPCPVLSVKAPKGAAGSGAAGDLKRIVAPVDLSRCSLDALEYAARFAKHSGAALTLLHAMEPVAYGLDFSLSHANEWRRQREYLEERLQVLANCLAAQGVRAAYVLKPGLPADSIASYVTQEGFDLMIMGTHGRRGLSHILVGSIAGAMLRHASCPVLTVRQFTVPTDSERIVPLGET is encoded by the coding sequence ATGGCACCGCTGATCACACGGATTCTCTTTGCCACCGACTTTTCCGCCTGTGCGGATCGGGCTCTGGATTATGCAGTGGCCCTGGCGGCGCAATGGCAGGCCGAGCTCACTGTCCTGACCGTCCTTGAGTTCTATCCGGGCATGGACCCGGACTACACGGTCAACAAGATGTATCTGGACCACCTCCGGGACGAGTCCGCGCGCAAGTTGGAGGGGACGACGGCGCGCGCTCGCGCAGGGGGGCGATCGGCCGCCACCCGCATCGAAGTCGGTATTCCAAGCCAGGTGGTTCAGACGGTCGCTACGGAGATCGGGGCCGACCTGTTGGTGGTGGGCACCCATGGCCGTACGGGGCTGGACCATGTCTTGATCGGCAGCACGGCCGAGCGGGTCGTGCGGATGGCACCCTGTCCCGTCCTGTCGGTCAAGGCCCCGAAGGGCGCTGCGGGCAGCGGCGCAGCGGGAGACCTCAAGCGGATCGTGGCGCCGGTCGACCTCTCCCGCTGTTCCTTGGACGCTCTCGAGTATGCCGCGCGGTTTGCGAAACACAGCGGCGCAGCCCTGACCCTCCTGCATGCCATGGAACCGGTGGCCTACGGACTGGACTTCAGTCTGAGCCATGCGAACGAATGGCGGCGGCAACGGGAGTATTTGGAGGAGCGGTTACAGGTACTGGCGAACTGCCTGGCGGCGCAGGGCGTGAGGGCCGCGTACGTGTTGAAGCCCGGTTTGCCAGCCGATTCTATCGCGTCCTATGTTACGCAGGAAGGATTCGATCTGATGATTATGGGGACGCATGGCCGGCGAGGGTTGTCGCACATTCTCGTGGGCAGCATCGCAGGAGCCATGTTGCGCCATGCCTCCTGTCCGGTGTTGACGGTTCGGCAGTTCACGGTCCCGACGGATTCGGAACGCATCGTGCCTCTTGGAGAAACGTAA
- a CDS encoding universal stress protein, which produces MATRLFSKILVPVDFSSCSEEAFRLALSLAKQFQAEVLLLHVIDTKSLDALNRLGLAAPSEAAKQKKQLHHYARLKARELLAWEDAKGVTVRRLLAAGNPFEEIARTARVEGVDLVVMGSYGGAVGGVDKIFFGTTAEKVVRTAGCPVLTVPLPAKRMKARASKTI; this is translated from the coding sequence ATGGCGACGCGTCTCTTTTCCAAAATCCTCGTGCCGGTGGATTTTTCTTCCTGTTCCGAAGAGGCGTTCCGTCTGGCGCTCTCGCTTGCCAAACAGTTTCAGGCGGAAGTCTTGCTGTTGCACGTGATTGATACCAAGAGCTTGGATGCGCTGAATCGCCTGGGGTTGGCCGCTCCTTCCGAAGCCGCCAAACAGAAGAAACAACTTCATCACTACGCCCGCTTGAAGGCGAGAGAACTCTTGGCCTGGGAGGATGCGAAAGGCGTGACCGTGCGGCGGTTGTTGGCGGCCGGCAACCCCTTCGAAGAAATTGCCCGGACGGCCCGCGTAGAGGGGGTGGACTTGGTGGTGATGGGCAGTTATGGCGGGGCGGTCGGCGGAGTGGATAAGATTTTCTTCGGCACGACGGCGGAGAAGGTCGTGCGGACCGCGGGGTGCCCGGTCCTCACGGTTCCGCTGCCGGCCAAGCGGATGAAGGCTCGCGCGAGCAAAACCATTTGA
- a CDS encoding magnesium transporter, with amino-acid sequence MPTAADLMTALVPRAGAEDTVAAALANLRGSEWSEVGHLYLVDAHAHLVGQVPIERLLIAPGEQVLESLRGDPPIEVRAGEDAEVVALLAVERHDADVAVTDTDGVLLGAIPIGRLLAQLHDEHVDDLLRMGGLGAKYPAPTAPPSAAAAFRARIPWLVVGLAGGMLAGGVAAAFEEALRQEIALAFFLPLVVYMADAVGTQTETLLVRALAYGHVDLTPQLLREGLVGLLLGGAIGALAGVTFLWFDGRGSIALVVAVTLGVTAVVATIVASLLPMALARLGADPALASGPVATVLQDILSVAIYLGIASTILHW; translated from the coding sequence ATGCCGACTGCCGCCGACTTGATGACCGCTCTGGTTCCACGAGCCGGTGCCGAAGACACCGTGGCGGCGGCCCTCGCGAACCTGCGAGGATCGGAGTGGTCGGAAGTCGGGCACCTCTACCTTGTCGATGCCCATGCCCACCTCGTGGGGCAGGTGCCGATCGAGCGGCTGCTCATCGCGCCCGGCGAACAGGTCCTCGAATCTCTCCGGGGGGATCCACCGATCGAAGTCCGAGCGGGAGAAGACGCCGAGGTGGTGGCGTTGCTGGCAGTCGAACGCCACGATGCCGATGTGGCCGTCACCGATACGGATGGGGTGCTGCTGGGAGCCATCCCCATCGGACGCTTGCTGGCACAGCTGCACGACGAACATGTGGACGACCTGTTGCGGATGGGAGGCCTCGGTGCCAAGTATCCAGCCCCGACGGCGCCTCCGAGCGCGGCAGCCGCGTTCCGAGCCAGGATCCCCTGGTTGGTCGTCGGCCTTGCGGGCGGCATGCTGGCCGGCGGAGTCGCTGCAGCCTTTGAGGAGGCCTTGCGACAGGAAATCGCCCTGGCGTTCTTTCTACCCCTCGTCGTCTACATGGCAGATGCGGTGGGAACCCAGACGGAAACCCTCCTGGTGCGGGCCTTGGCTTACGGTCACGTCGACCTCACACCACAACTGCTACGAGAGGGGCTGGTCGGGCTCCTCTTGGGCGGCGCCATCGGAGCCCTGGCGGGGGTGACGTTCCTATGGTTCGACGGGCGCGGTTCTATCGCCCTGGTGGTCGCCGTCACCCTCGGAGTCACGGCCGTCGTCGCCACCATCGTAGCCAGCCTGCTCCCGATGGCGCTCGCGCGATTGGGGGCGGACCCCGCGTTGGCCAGCGGACCCGTGGCAACCGTGTTGCAGGACATTCTGAGCGTCGCCATTTATCTCGGCATCGCCTCGACCATTTTGCACTGGTAG